TGTACTTCAATATCAACAGAAAGTTCTTTGATTATCTTACCTATTCCGGGTGTTAGATTGCCATCAAGAGCTATTGTTCCATTGTAATCCATAATAAGATGTTCAATGTTAAGCGGCCCAAAGCCCGGGATATTAAGACTAATCATGATCTGATCCTTTTTATGCTCGATTTTTTGTACTTAATACCTAGATACTGGCATATCTTTCAATCTGTTTTTTGTACTCCAGTACTCCTTTTACTATTCCGTCAGCGATGTAGCCAAGGTATTTGTCCGACCTAAGTCTTGAAGATTCTGTTTTATTTGTAATATATCCTAGCTCCACTAGTACTGACGGCATCTTTGCGCCCATTAAAACATAGAAGGGAGCTTCGCGTACGCCCTGATCTTTTATGGACCATTTTCTGCGAACATTAGTTAAGACTTTTGTCTGAATTTTTTTGGCTAAATCTTTACTTTCTTTCATTTTTGAATTCAGCATGAGGTCTGTCAGGATAACTTGTAGATCGCTGATGCGTTTAGCCGAAATAGCATTTTCACGTGCTGCTACGCGGACAGCATTGCGATTGCGTGCAAGGTTGAGAGTGTATGTTTCAAGACCATTAATTGAGGATTTGCGGTGAGCATTGCAATGGATGGATATAAACATATCCGCCTTTTTGATATTGGCCATTGCTGTACGCTCTTCCAGAGGAATAAACACATCTGTAGATCTGGTGTAGAGAATGTTAAACCCTGCTCTTTTTAATTTGGCGGCCAGAATTTTTGCAAAACGCAAATTGATATCTTTTTCTCGCAATCCATGACCACTGGCTCCCGGATCTTTTCCGCCATGCCCTGGGTCGATCATAATTGTTTTAAAGGTAAGCCCCAGTTGTTCAAGCAGGTCTCCAGCCATAGCTTTGCTGTTTGCAGGAGGAGTGTACTTTGCCGCGCGTGTTCTTTTTTTTGCCCGTCTAACTTTTGAGGTGATTTTTTTCTTGGCAACACCGGCTTCTGGAGCTTGTACATCGACAACCAGTCTGAAAGGGTTTTCCAGTGGGAAAATTTTATAATCCTGCATGGAGTTGAAATCCAGTACAACTCTAGTTGTGCGTGGATCCCGCTGTGCAGAGCGGATGTCTTTTAAAATGCCATCGGCAACATCTGTAGCCTTGTGTACATTGTTTCCAAGTATAGTGTTTTCCAGATCAATATAGAGTCTATGAGGACGGTTAACACTTTGATTCGGATTTAAGAGCTGGTAGCGAAAGCGAACTTCTTCATCAAGGTCCAGAACAACACGTGTGTACGAATCACTACTGGTATATCTTACAGCCATGAGCTTAGCACGATTACTTGACGATTTTCTTACTTTCGGGGCTGAAGCTGGAACGATAGTTCCTGATGGTTTTGAGCGTTTAGCCTGTGTTTTTCCTTTTTTTGAAAGTCCACTGCGATCCATGGAATCTAGTCTGGACCTAGCTTTGGAATACATATCAGATTTGGAGTACCGATGGACTATTGTCAGGTAGTCGGAGTAGGCTAGATTCTTTTCATTAAGTTTTCTCCGGCGTATTTCAGCTCTTCTGAAGATACTGTCATCAGTCCAAGCGTGGGAGGGGAAGTTTGATATCATGCGGCCGTAATAATCAACGGCTTTTCTTAAATCCTTTTTCATTCCACTATGATAACCTAATTCCTCATACGACCTACCAAGATAATATAGAGATTTAGGAGCATATTGTCCGCGTGGTGATCTTTTGAAAACCTTTCTAAACTTTTTAGCAACCTTATCCCATTCTGAGCGATACTGTGCTTTTTTGCTGTTTTTCGATAGCGCATGGAATTGTTTCCATGCAATGGTGAACTCGTCTTTAATGCTCGCTCCGAATGCTTGGGCAGGAGTTACCGAAACAAGAAGCCCGGCAAGTAAGAGCCCCATCACTAGGTTTTGAAAGAATATTTTGCGTATCATTTTATGTAAGTATCTGTTTTTTATTAGTTATCATAGGATATCAAAGCTCACTAAATTGGTGCATATTTGGTCTAAAAAAAGTTTAGATGTTTTCTTAATAAGCTT
The genomic region above belongs to Desulfovibrio sp. UCD-KL4C and contains:
- a CDS encoding N-acetylmuramoyl-L-alanine amidase, whose product is MIRKIFFQNLVMGLLLAGLLVSVTPAQAFGASIKDEFTIAWKQFHALSKNSKKAQYRSEWDKVAKKFRKVFKRSPRGQYAPKSLYYLGRSYEELGYHSGMKKDLRKAVDYYGRMISNFPSHAWTDDSIFRRAEIRRRKLNEKNLAYSDYLTIVHRYSKSDMYSKARSRLDSMDRSGLSKKGKTQAKRSKPSGTIVPASAPKVRKSSSNRAKLMAVRYTSSDSYTRVVLDLDEEVRFRYQLLNPNQSVNRPHRLYIDLENTILGNNVHKATDVADGILKDIRSAQRDPRTTRVVLDFNSMQDYKIFPLENPFRLVVDVQAPEAGVAKKKITSKVRRAKKRTRAAKYTPPANSKAMAGDLLEQLGLTFKTIMIDPGHGGKDPGASGHGLREKDINLRFAKILAAKLKRAGFNILYTRSTDVFIPLEERTAMANIKKADMFISIHCNAHRKSSINGLETYTLNLARNRNAVRVAARENAISAKRISDLQVILTDLMLNSKMKESKDLAKKIQTKVLTNVRRKWSIKDQGVREAPFYVLMGAKMPSVLVELGYITNKTESSRLRSDKYLGYIADGIVKGVLEYKKQIERYASI